The Desulfurispira natronophila genome includes a region encoding these proteins:
- a CDS encoding dihydrolipoyl dehydrogenase, with amino-acid sequence MRQVDVAIIGAGSTGLTAFSEVSRTTENVVIIEQGVGGTTCARVGCMPSKVMIQIAEDLHRGEYLATEGIRGGENLRLDMSQAMTHVRQLRDRFVRAVMGGTVTKAGDRYLKGRARFLEPGVLDVDGQTIRADKVIIATGSRPIVPPELESLPVPVYTSDTIFEQDHFPASMAVLGVGVIGLELGQALARMGVQVTAFGRSGRIAGITDSDLNDYAVKQFRHEMEVHFDPNIRIEAVPNERKARLHWKDQTLEVGAILAAQGRTPNVEDLGLEKIGVPLDEKGIPQFDPQTMQVGDLPIFIGGDVTGDLPVLHEASDEGRIAGYNAVNPVRPFQRKTPLAVVFTDPNIAQVGQSYRQLEGQGTSFAIGEVSFEGQGRSLVMGRNRGLLRVYGEASSGKLLGAELMGPGGEHMAHELAWAIQLNLSVFDMLKLPFYHPVVEEGLRTALRDLAYKIDREQARWELDFA; translated from the coding sequence ATGCGTCAGGTCGACGTTGCCATAATTGGAGCCGGTTCCACCGGTCTTACCGCTTTCAGTGAAGTCAGTCGAACTACCGAAAATGTCGTTATTATCGAGCAGGGTGTTGGAGGAACCACCTGTGCCCGCGTGGGTTGCATGCCATCCAAGGTGATGATCCAGATTGCAGAGGACTTGCATCGTGGTGAATATCTGGCTACCGAAGGCATTCGTGGCGGCGAAAATCTGCGCTTGGATATGAGCCAGGCCATGACCCACGTGCGCCAGCTGCGGGATCGCTTTGTGCGGGCCGTAATGGGTGGGACCGTCACCAAGGCGGGGGATCGCTACCTCAAGGGACGGGCCCGCTTTCTGGAGCCTGGTGTGCTGGATGTCGATGGTCAGACCATTCGGGCGGATAAAGTAATTATCGCCACCGGCTCGCGTCCCATAGTTCCTCCTGAGCTTGAATCGCTGCCAGTCCCTGTTTATACCAGCGATACCATTTTTGAGCAGGATCACTTTCCCGCCTCCATGGCCGTGCTGGGAGTTGGGGTCATCGGCCTTGAGCTGGGGCAGGCCTTGGCCAGAATGGGAGTGCAGGTTACCGCTTTTGGCCGCTCCGGGCGTATAGCCGGAATTACTGACAGCGATCTCAACGACTACGCCGTCAAGCAGTTTCGCCATGAGATGGAGGTGCACTTTGACCCAAATATTCGCATAGAAGCCGTGCCCAATGAGCGCAAGGCCCGCCTGCACTGGAAGGACCAGACGCTGGAAGTGGGCGCCATTTTGGCGGCTCAGGGTCGCACCCCCAACGTGGAAGATTTGGGACTGGAAAAAATTGGCGTGCCGCTGGACGAAAAGGGCATTCCCCAGTTTGACCCTCAAACTATGCAGGTGGGTGACCTTCCCATCTTTATCGGTGGTGATGTTACCGGTGACTTGCCAGTACTCCACGAGGCCTCTGACGAGGGACGCATTGCCGGATACAATGCCGTCAATCCCGTGCGGCCGTTTCAGCGCAAGACCCCTCTGGCCGTTGTCTTTACCGACCCCAATATTGCCCAGGTGGGCCAGAGCTATCGCCAGTTGGAAGGGCAAGGGACCTCCTTTGCCATTGGTGAAGTCTCCTTTGAAGGGCAGGGGCGCTCCCTGGTTATGGGTCGCAATCGGGGGCTGCTGCGCGTCTACGGCGAGGCTTCCAGTGGAAAACTGTTGGGGGCAGAACTCATGGGCCCCGGTGGCGAGCATATGGCCCACGAGCTGGCCTGGGCCATACAACTGAACCTGAGCGTATTTGATATGCTAAAGCTTCCCTTCTACCATCCCGTCGTGGAGGAAGGCCTGCGCACCGCCCTGCGGGATCTGGCCTACAAAATAGACCGGGAGCAGGCGCGCTGGGAGCTCGATTTCGCCTGA
- a CDS encoding Hsp20/alpha crystallin family protein: MSNIEARNTERELEQTQAREMDTTITPYVDVLEYQDALHLIFQLPGQTRDKLDINCEGDVLSVTSHSAAESQRDYSHKEFAQRNYARQFRVSRKYDLGQVQATYENGELELRIPKSEEEKPRKITIQ; encoded by the coding sequence ATGAGCAATATCGAAGCCCGCAATACCGAACGAGAACTGGAGCAGACCCAGGCCCGGGAGATGGATACGACTATTACCCCATACGTGGATGTGCTGGAGTACCAGGACGCCCTGCATCTCATTTTTCAACTCCCCGGCCAGACCCGGGACAAGCTGGATATCAACTGTGAAGGTGACGTACTCTCCGTTACCAGCCACAGCGCTGCCGAATCACAACGGGACTACAGCCACAAGGAATTTGCCCAGCGCAACTACGCTCGCCAGTTTCGCGTCAGCCGCAAGTACGACCTGGGACAAGTACAGGCCACCTATGAAAACGGCGAGCTGGAGCTGCGCATACCCAAGTCGGAAGAAGAGAAACCCCGCAAGATCACCATCCAATAA
- a CDS encoding sigma-54-dependent transcriptional regulator has translation MASASTTPKKVLVIDDEDHMRLALRETLSRAGYDVVTAFDGANGLNKLTADSFDAVITDLRMPVMGGMEFLTKAQAAKPTIPIVLMTAYATVNTAVDAMKAGAFDYIMKPFSPEVIESTLERIFQYQSAAVSQPAATSSEETAKNALHDKSPAIITKNQRMQDLINLATDVASSSANVLVNGESGTGKELFARLIHYGGDRRNKNFVAVNCAALPDNLLESELFGYEKGAFTGAASRKIGKFELADGGTLLLDEITEMPVHLQAKLLRVLQEGEVDRLGGSRPIEVDVRIVATTNRDMQESIREKEFREDLFYRLNVIPLPIPPLRRRKEDIPMLVEHFIAKYNRKNRKNVSGVTREGMDALMAHEWHGNVRELENIIERAVVICRSETLTPGNLFLHGTLLDNPAPQASQSPVTSDATAPSATEGESPENSVFVEVGTSVHEMEKRLILQTLEKCSGNRKQAAEMLGITSRTLLNKIKEYRELGIHIE, from the coding sequence ATGGCATCGGCATCAACCACCCCTAAAAAAGTCCTGGTCATTGACGATGAAGACCATATGCGCCTGGCCCTGCGGGAAACCCTGAGCCGAGCCGGCTACGACGTGGTCACCGCCTTTGATGGCGCCAACGGCCTCAATAAGCTCACCGCCGACAGCTTTGACGCCGTCATCACCGACTTGCGCATGCCAGTCATGGGCGGCATGGAGTTTCTGACCAAAGCCCAGGCAGCCAAGCCAACAATACCCATCGTCCTCATGACCGCCTACGCCACCGTCAACACCGCTGTGGATGCCATGAAGGCCGGCGCCTTTGACTACATTATGAAGCCCTTTTCGCCGGAAGTCATCGAGTCCACTCTGGAGCGCATTTTCCAGTATCAGTCTGCTGCCGTCAGTCAACCGGCTGCCACCAGCTCTGAAGAAACCGCAAAAAACGCTCTCCACGACAAATCCCCCGCCATCATCACCAAAAATCAGCGGATGCAGGACCTCATCAATCTGGCCACCGACGTGGCCAGCTCTTCAGCCAATGTGCTGGTCAATGGTGAGTCCGGCACTGGCAAAGAGCTCTTTGCCCGCCTGATCCACTACGGAGGCGACCGCCGCAACAAGAACTTTGTGGCCGTCAACTGTGCGGCCCTGCCGGACAACCTGCTGGAGAGTGAGCTCTTTGGTTATGAGAAGGGCGCTTTTACCGGCGCTGCCTCCCGCAAAATCGGCAAATTTGAGCTGGCCGATGGCGGCACCCTTTTGCTGGACGAAATAACCGAAATGCCAGTGCATCTCCAGGCCAAACTCCTGCGCGTACTGCAGGAGGGAGAAGTGGATCGCCTGGGAGGCTCGCGACCCATAGAGGTGGATGTGCGCATCGTGGCCACCACCAATCGGGACATGCAGGAGAGCATCCGCGAAAAAGAGTTTCGCGAAGACCTCTTCTACCGCCTCAACGTCATCCCCCTGCCCATCCCCCCTTTGCGACGGCGCAAAGAGGACATCCCCATGCTGGTGGAGCACTTCATCGCCAAGTACAACCGCAAGAACCGCAAAAACGTCAGTGGCGTCACCCGCGAAGGTATGGATGCCCTCATGGCCCACGAGTGGCATGGCAATGTGCGCGAGCTGGAAAATATTATCGAACGCGCCGTGGTCATCTGCCGCAGCGAAACCCTCACCCCCGGCAACCTCTTTTTGCACGGCACCCTGCTTGATAATCCCGCACCCCAGGCCAGTCAAAGCCCAGTGACAAGCGATGCGACAGCGCCCTCAGCAACAGAAGGTGAAAGTCCGGAAAATTCCGTCTTTGTGGAAGTGGGAACCAGTGTGCACGAAATGGAAAAGCGCCTGATACTGCAGACGCTGGAAAAGTGCAGCGGCAACCGCAAACAGGCCGCCGAAATGCTGGGAATCACCAGCCGCACTCTGTTGAACAAGATCAAGGAGTACCGGGAGCTGGGGATACATATCGAGTAA
- a CDS encoding Hsp20/alpha crystallin family protein produces MRYFDIFDGLDNLMKGFGSLTPLNPTEGQLMGAEHGYPALNLWEDSDHFHVEVACPGVKKEDIDISANRNMLTLELERKERQGEGLEYSRIESRYGKFKRNIALKADVDLDSISATYNDGILSIAIPKAAHTKPKKIAISA; encoded by the coding sequence ATGCGTTACTTTGACATTTTCGACGGACTGGACAATCTCATGAAGGGCTTTGGCTCCCTGACTCCCCTGAACCCCACCGAGGGACAACTGATGGGGGCCGAACACGGCTATCCCGCCCTCAACCTGTGGGAAGACAGCGACCACTTTCATGTGGAAGTAGCTTGCCCCGGCGTAAAGAAAGAGGACATCGACATCTCGGCCAACCGCAACATGCTCACCCTTGAGCTGGAGCGCAAGGAACGCCAGGGCGAAGGCCTGGAGTACAGCCGCATTGAAAGCCGCTACGGCAAGTTCAAGCGCAACATTGCCCTCAAAGCCGATGTGGACCTGGACAGCATCAGCGCCACCTACAACGACGGCATCCTGTCCATCGCCATCCCAAAAGCCGCCCACACCAAACCCAAGAAAATTGCCATTTCTGCCTGA